The following proteins are encoded in a genomic region of Takifugu rubripes chromosome 9, fTakRub1.2, whole genome shotgun sequence:
- the rfx7b gene encoding DNA-binding protein RFX7 isoform X1 — MADDQQQPGQKPASGLGSLPALVPGLQGPEANALQFKIKNSICKSVQSKVDSILQDVEKFTDIEKLYLYLKLPSGPSSGNDKRYISSSDQSSMSSSRTQQMYAFNWIRNHLEEHQETSLPKQEVYDEYKSYCDNLGYNPLSAADFGKIMKNVFPTMKARRLGMRGKSKYCYSGLRKKAFVHMPSLPNLDLQKSGDGCELMEPTGQSPSAEDDMRSAACGLVCEWAQKVLSRQFDNVEDLARFLLNSHYIGTKSMAALTVMTGTPTGMKTPTPASAFVPTAEANTFQPQVKTLPSPSVDAKQQLQRKIQKKQQEQKLHSPLPSETPIKRTEASTPGPTIPCGSPALLSPQPTIGIVVAAVPSPVTVQRNRQLMTSPSPVGTAEGKVLPVNFQVVAQSLKQSPKTPQNISASPVSDRLARHGTRYAQILPKPSATSAITLRSPPTLLITNSPIKTVMPTSHVSSVNVVKMTAIALAPSSSNATARPASAGVTTIAASDDSQTTQSVSALTPHSPVVRPGAPVSSTTLSADAKVKSEGGNDGSASLGTEKTAVGAKEERTSKFRAASEPNFLVKCSLAPARLKNDAACSPSSVAAAGTQDSNNSNCHDSTLYLTVDNQNGTTSSSDSSAVTLVTKDPSLDARSARKRTSSTGESHVIPVKRVFISQQPLAVVDNPKPGVSAAVKRIPRPGTPARPESAPCKVTVKHTSTGPPQILALSDAPVTHSQPVVKPQALVVKPQVLSLSTDTSTGPAGNDASDQVLLQQISGDPRAIPANSGAHKASVMSDLKSTIWEEGQLDELRKQAFAQQIPAEHKQAPSDPLAIAAQPSEASGQLTLTQEMVDFAGSQPNMDYFPFNDDDMTQDSIVEELVQMEEQMKLKGLFSSCVDVSLPGQPSSNQGSLLNAHQAGATFYHSAHSSTTPVQTPTPTPTPTPTPTPTSEMTLSHSLTRESPCSRMAPITPVDSAMGRHTPISTPLSNCSSSVPPSPVECRNPFAFTPINSSITGYHDASIVSSSPVKPMQRPMATHPDKAKLEWINNRYNSSSASPLSNHSIGILPSYQDLVDDQFRKPHAFAIPGQSFQPQPRQDSSHFGRLTPISPVQQQQQQQQQQTPQQQQQQHQLVTTVTTPTKQESFAVPAPLDSKASTSSASGTFRCRSVSPAVRQRNFSGNSGPPTTTTNTATTTRAVHSPFNTTEVLSIFSNTQTVSSVHSMVQRSQSVPLSIMMQSEMLPVQAQNNTAKITTVLLSKLEADADDSVRGLGINNLPSNYTARMDLTQMLESTCGFPGGTSHQSQLPVDSSPAAFELQQHGYLTTGSGEQVNFSTGESQAQAGPGEQDPPQNQENPVPAPPQLLLQSTQQQDGEDEQQQLDFNNTVKDLLGDDGLNPSSQLVGQVASELNAVASDFSSDVRLTSDLSSSITDLNTLDSTLLFDPNQQQEQYEDSTLEELKNDPLFQQICSDTVNSGFDWLESKDQPTTVEMLG; from the exons ATGGCTGATGATCAACAACAACCTGGTCAGAAGCCTGCCTCGGGATTAGGCTCTCTTCCAGCGTTGGTGCCAGGACTCCAGGGGCCCGAGGCGAACGCGTTACAGTTCAAAATAAAGAATTCCATTTG CAAATCTGTACAATCAAAAGTGGACAGCATATTG CAAGATGTTGAGAAGTTTACAGACATCGAAAAGCTCTACCTCTACCTGAAGTTGCCTTCTGGTCCCAGCAGTGGCAATGACAAAAGGTACATTTCATCCAG TGATCAGAGTTCCATGTCATCGAGCCGTACTCAACAGATGTATGCGTTCAACTGGATACGGAACCACCTGGAAGAGCACCAAGAAACCTCCCTCCCGAAACAAGAGGTCTACGATGAATACAA GAGTTATTGTGACAATCTGGGCTACAACCCCCTGAGTGCAGCAGACTTTGGAAAGATCATGAAGAACGTCTTTCCAACCATGAAAGCACGTCGCCTGGGCATGAGGGGGAAATCCAA ATACTGCTACAGTGGTTTAAGGAAGAAAGCTTTCGTTCACATGCCATCTTTACCCAACCTGGATTTGCAGAAATCCGGCGATGGG TGCGAGCTGATGGAGCCAACAGGCCAGTCCCCGAGTGCTGAGGATGACATGAGGTCGGCGGCCTGCGGATTGGTGTGTGAATGGGCCCAAAAGGTCCTGAGTCGTCAGTTTGATAACGTGGAGGACCTGGCACGCTTCCTGCTCAACAGCCACTATATCGGCACTAAGTCCATGGCTGCACTCACTGTTATGACTGGAACACCCACAG GAATGAAGACGCCAACACCAGCCTCTGCGTTTGTACCCACGGCCGAGGCCAACACTTTCCAGCCCCAGGTGAAAacccttccttctccttctgtcGATGCGAAGCAGCAACTGCAGCGCAAAAtccagaagaagcagcaggagcaaaAGCTGCACTCGCCCCTGCCCAGTGAGACCCCAATCAAGCGCACCGAAGCCAGTACCCCGGGCCCCACCATCCCCTGTGGGAGCCcggctctcctctctcctcagccCACCATAGGCATCGTGGTAGCAGCTGTCCCCAGCCCGGTCACG GTACAGAGAAACAGGCAGCTGATGACCTCGCCGAGCCCCGTGGGGACAGCAGAGGGGAAGGTGCTGCCTGTCAACTTTCAAGTGGTCGCCCAGTCTCTTAAACAGTCCCCCAAAACACCCCAGAACATCTCAGCCAGTCCAGTGAGCGACAGGCTGGCGCGACACGGCACGCGGTACGCTCAGATCCTGCCCAAGCCCTCTGCCACCAGTGCCATCACGCTCcgctctccccccaccctgCTCATCACCAACAGCCCCATCAAAACTGTGATGCCCACTTCCCACGTCAGCTCGGTGAACGTGGTGAAGATGACGGCCATCGCCCTGGCTCCCAGTAGCAGCAACGCCACCGCGCGCCCCGCCTCGGCGGGCGTGACCACCATCGCGGCTTCTGACGACTCCCAGACGACGCAGAGCGTGAGCGCCCTCACCCCCCACTCTCCCGTCGTCAGACCCGGTGCTCCGGTATCCTCCACAACTCTCTCCGCTGACGCCAAAGTTAAGTCTGAGGGCGGGAACGACGGGAGCGCCTCCCTTGGCACCGAGAAGACGGCTGTCGGGGCCAAAGAGGAGAGGACGTCAAAGTTCAGGGCTGCCAGCGAGCCAAACTTCCTGGTGAAGTGTTCGCTGGCGCCGGCAAGGCTAAAGAACGACGCGGCgtgctccccctcctctgtagctgcagctggGACTCAGGACAGCAATAACAGCAACTGCCATGACAGCACCCTGTACTTGACTGTTGATAATCAGAACGGCACCACATCGTCCAGTGACTCCTCCGCTGTTACCCTAGTGACCAAGGATCCCTCCCTGGATGCCAGGAGCGCTAGGAAGAGGACCAGCTCGACCGGGGAATCCCACGTCATTCCTGTGAAGAGGGTGTTCatctcccagcagccactggctGTAGTTGACAATCCAAAACCTGGAGTCAGTGCTGCAGTGAAGAGGATTCCCAGGCCAGGAACTCCTGCCCGACCGGAGAGCGCCCCCTGCAAAGTAACTGTTAAACACACTTCCACGGGGCCCCCTCAGATCCTTGCACTCTCCGACGCCCCCGTCACACACAGCCAGCCTGTTGTCAAACCTCAGGCCCTGGTGGTGAAACCCCAAGTCCTTTCTCTCAGCACTGACACCAGCACTGGACCAGCTGGAAACGACGCATCTGATCAGGTGTTGCTGCAGCAGATCAGCGGGGATCCTCGTGCCATACCAGCCAACTCAGGAGCACACAAAGCCTCTGTGATGAGCGACCTAAAGAGCACAATATGGGAGGAGGGACAGCTGGACGAGCTCCGCAAGCAGGCGTTTGCCCAGCAGATACCAGCAGAGCATAAACAAGCCCCTAGCGACCCACTCGCCATCGCAGCCCAGCCCTCCGAGGCCTCAGGCCAGCTCACGCTCACGCAGGAGATGGTGGACTTTGCCGGTTCCCAGCCCAACATGGACTACTTTCCGTTCAACGACGACGACATGACCCAGGACAGCATCGTGGAAGAGCTGGTGCAAATGGaggagcagatgaagctgaagggTCTGTTCAGTAGCTGCGTCGACGTGTCTTTGCCCGGCCAGCCATCCAGCAATCAGGGCTCCTTACTAAACGCCCACCAGGCCGGCGCCACCTTCTACCATTCtgcccacagcagcaccactccGGTCCAAACGCCCACCCCGACGCCCACTCCCACCCCGACGCCCACCCCGACCTCGGAAATGACACTAAGCCACAGCTTGACGAGAGAGAGCCCCTGTTCCCGGATGGCTCCCATCACCCCTGTCGACAGCGCCATGGGTCGCCACACCCCTATCAGCACGCCGCTGTccaactgcagcagcagtgtcCCCCCCAGCCCAGTGGAGTGCAGGAATCCCTTCGCGTTCACCCCCATAAACTCCAGCATTACCGGTTACCACGACGCCAGCATCGTCTCCAGCAGCCCCGTCAAGCCCATGCAGAGGCCCATGGCGACGCACCCCGACAAGGCCAAACTGGAGTGGATCAACAACCGCTACAACAGCAGCTCCGCGAGCCCTCTGTCCAACCACAGCATCGGCATTCTTCCCAGCTACCAAGACCTGGTAGACGACCAGTTTCGTAAGCCGCATGCCTTTGCAATACCCGGCCAGTCCTTTCAGCCTCAGCCCAGGCAGGATTCCTCTCACTTCGGCCGCTTGACTCCCATTTCcccggtgcagcagcagcagcagcagcagcagcaacagacgccgcagcagcagcagcagcagcaccagctcgtCACAACCGTAACCACGCCGACCAAACAGGAGAGTTTCGCCGTGCCTGCGCCGCTGGACAGCAAAGCGTCCACGTCATCCGCGTCCGGTACTTTCCGTTGCCGCAGCGTTAGCCCCGCCGTGCGGCAGAGGAACTTCAGCGGCAACTCCGGGCCCCCGACCACCACCACAAACACAGCCACCACGACCAGGGCGGTGCATTCCCCCTTCAACACCACCGAGGTGCTCAGCATCTTCTCCAACACCCAGACGGTGAGCTCTGTCCACAGCATGGTGCAGCGCAGCCAGTCGGTCCCCCTGAGCATCATGATGCAGAGCGAGATGTTGCCCGTGCAGGCTCAGAACAACACCGCCAAGATCACCACCGTTCTCCTCAGCAAGCTGGAAGCAGACGCAGACGACTCCGTTCGCGGGCTGGGAATAAACAACCTCCCTTCAAACTACACGGCCCGCATGGACCTCACACAGATGCTGGAGTCGACGTGCGGCTTCCCCGGAGGAACTTCCCACCAATCCCAGCTGCCCGTTGACTCCAGCCCCGCTGCTtttgagctccagcagcacggCTACCTCACCACCGGCAGCGGAGAGCAGGTGAATTTCTCCACTGGGGAGAGCCAAGCACAAGCAGGTCCCGGCGAGCAAGACCCGCCGCAGAACCAGGAGAATCCCGTGCCGGCGCCGccgcagcttctcctccagagcacacagcagcaggacggagaggacgagcagcagcagctggacttCAACAACACCGTCAAGGACTTGTTGGGAGACGACGGCCTCAACCCCAGCTCCCAGCTGGTGGGTCAGGTAGCCTCGGAGCTCAACGCCGTGGCGTCCGACTTTTCAAGTGACGTCAGACTGACCTCAGATCTGTCCAGTAGCATCACTGACCTTAACACGTTGGACAGCACCCTGCTGTTCGACCCcaatcagcagcaggaacagtaTGAAGACTCGACACTGGAAGAACTGAAGAACGACCCTCTTTTTCAGCAGATATGCAGTGATACTGTGAACTCCGGTTTTGACTGGCTAGAAAGCAAAGACCAGCCCACCACGGTGGAGATGCTGGGCTGA
- the rfx7b gene encoding DNA-binding protein RFX7 isoform X2 yields MADDQQQPGQKPASGLGSLPALVPGLQGPEANALQFKIKNSICKSVQSKVDSILQDVEKFTDIEKLYLYLKLPSGPSSGNDKSDQSSMSSSRTQQMYAFNWIRNHLEEHQETSLPKQEVYDEYKSYCDNLGYNPLSAADFGKIMKNVFPTMKARRLGMRGKSKYCYSGLRKKAFVHMPSLPNLDLQKSGDGCELMEPTGQSPSAEDDMRSAACGLVCEWAQKVLSRQFDNVEDLARFLLNSHYIGTKSMAALTVMTGTPTGMKTPTPASAFVPTAEANTFQPQVKTLPSPSVDAKQQLQRKIQKKQQEQKLHSPLPSETPIKRTEASTPGPTIPCGSPALLSPQPTIGIVVAAVPSPVTVQRNRQLMTSPSPVGTAEGKVLPVNFQVVAQSLKQSPKTPQNISASPVSDRLARHGTRYAQILPKPSATSAITLRSPPTLLITNSPIKTVMPTSHVSSVNVVKMTAIALAPSSSNATARPASAGVTTIAASDDSQTTQSVSALTPHSPVVRPGAPVSSTTLSADAKVKSEGGNDGSASLGTEKTAVGAKEERTSKFRAASEPNFLVKCSLAPARLKNDAACSPSSVAAAGTQDSNNSNCHDSTLYLTVDNQNGTTSSSDSSAVTLVTKDPSLDARSARKRTSSTGESHVIPVKRVFISQQPLAVVDNPKPGVSAAVKRIPRPGTPARPESAPCKVTVKHTSTGPPQILALSDAPVTHSQPVVKPQALVVKPQVLSLSTDTSTGPAGNDASDQVLLQQISGDPRAIPANSGAHKASVMSDLKSTIWEEGQLDELRKQAFAQQIPAEHKQAPSDPLAIAAQPSEASGQLTLTQEMVDFAGSQPNMDYFPFNDDDMTQDSIVEELVQMEEQMKLKGLFSSCVDVSLPGQPSSNQGSLLNAHQAGATFYHSAHSSTTPVQTPTPTPTPTPTPTPTSEMTLSHSLTRESPCSRMAPITPVDSAMGRHTPISTPLSNCSSSVPPSPVECRNPFAFTPINSSITGYHDASIVSSSPVKPMQRPMATHPDKAKLEWINNRYNSSSASPLSNHSIGILPSYQDLVDDQFRKPHAFAIPGQSFQPQPRQDSSHFGRLTPISPVQQQQQQQQQQTPQQQQQQHQLVTTVTTPTKQESFAVPAPLDSKASTSSASGTFRCRSVSPAVRQRNFSGNSGPPTTTTNTATTTRAVHSPFNTTEVLSIFSNTQTVSSVHSMVQRSQSVPLSIMMQSEMLPVQAQNNTAKITTVLLSKLEADADDSVRGLGINNLPSNYTARMDLTQMLESTCGFPGGTSHQSQLPVDSSPAAFELQQHGYLTTGSGEQVNFSTGESQAQAGPGEQDPPQNQENPVPAPPQLLLQSTQQQDGEDEQQQLDFNNTVKDLLGDDGLNPSSQLVGQVASELNAVASDFSSDVRLTSDLSSSITDLNTLDSTLLFDPNQQQEQYEDSTLEELKNDPLFQQICSDTVNSGFDWLESKDQPTTVEMLG; encoded by the exons ATGGCTGATGATCAACAACAACCTGGTCAGAAGCCTGCCTCGGGATTAGGCTCTCTTCCAGCGTTGGTGCCAGGACTCCAGGGGCCCGAGGCGAACGCGTTACAGTTCAAAATAAAGAATTCCATTTG CAAATCTGTACAATCAAAAGTGGACAGCATATTG CAAGATGTTGAGAAGTTTACAGACATCGAAAAGCTCTACCTCTACCTGAAGTTGCCTTCTGGTCCCAGCAGTGGCAATGACAAAAG TGATCAGAGTTCCATGTCATCGAGCCGTACTCAACAGATGTATGCGTTCAACTGGATACGGAACCACCTGGAAGAGCACCAAGAAACCTCCCTCCCGAAACAAGAGGTCTACGATGAATACAA GAGTTATTGTGACAATCTGGGCTACAACCCCCTGAGTGCAGCAGACTTTGGAAAGATCATGAAGAACGTCTTTCCAACCATGAAAGCACGTCGCCTGGGCATGAGGGGGAAATCCAA ATACTGCTACAGTGGTTTAAGGAAGAAAGCTTTCGTTCACATGCCATCTTTACCCAACCTGGATTTGCAGAAATCCGGCGATGGG TGCGAGCTGATGGAGCCAACAGGCCAGTCCCCGAGTGCTGAGGATGACATGAGGTCGGCGGCCTGCGGATTGGTGTGTGAATGGGCCCAAAAGGTCCTGAGTCGTCAGTTTGATAACGTGGAGGACCTGGCACGCTTCCTGCTCAACAGCCACTATATCGGCACTAAGTCCATGGCTGCACTCACTGTTATGACTGGAACACCCACAG GAATGAAGACGCCAACACCAGCCTCTGCGTTTGTACCCACGGCCGAGGCCAACACTTTCCAGCCCCAGGTGAAAacccttccttctccttctgtcGATGCGAAGCAGCAACTGCAGCGCAAAAtccagaagaagcagcaggagcaaaAGCTGCACTCGCCCCTGCCCAGTGAGACCCCAATCAAGCGCACCGAAGCCAGTACCCCGGGCCCCACCATCCCCTGTGGGAGCCcggctctcctctctcctcagccCACCATAGGCATCGTGGTAGCAGCTGTCCCCAGCCCGGTCACG GTACAGAGAAACAGGCAGCTGATGACCTCGCCGAGCCCCGTGGGGACAGCAGAGGGGAAGGTGCTGCCTGTCAACTTTCAAGTGGTCGCCCAGTCTCTTAAACAGTCCCCCAAAACACCCCAGAACATCTCAGCCAGTCCAGTGAGCGACAGGCTGGCGCGACACGGCACGCGGTACGCTCAGATCCTGCCCAAGCCCTCTGCCACCAGTGCCATCACGCTCcgctctccccccaccctgCTCATCACCAACAGCCCCATCAAAACTGTGATGCCCACTTCCCACGTCAGCTCGGTGAACGTGGTGAAGATGACGGCCATCGCCCTGGCTCCCAGTAGCAGCAACGCCACCGCGCGCCCCGCCTCGGCGGGCGTGACCACCATCGCGGCTTCTGACGACTCCCAGACGACGCAGAGCGTGAGCGCCCTCACCCCCCACTCTCCCGTCGTCAGACCCGGTGCTCCGGTATCCTCCACAACTCTCTCCGCTGACGCCAAAGTTAAGTCTGAGGGCGGGAACGACGGGAGCGCCTCCCTTGGCACCGAGAAGACGGCTGTCGGGGCCAAAGAGGAGAGGACGTCAAAGTTCAGGGCTGCCAGCGAGCCAAACTTCCTGGTGAAGTGTTCGCTGGCGCCGGCAAGGCTAAAGAACGACGCGGCgtgctccccctcctctgtagctgcagctggGACTCAGGACAGCAATAACAGCAACTGCCATGACAGCACCCTGTACTTGACTGTTGATAATCAGAACGGCACCACATCGTCCAGTGACTCCTCCGCTGTTACCCTAGTGACCAAGGATCCCTCCCTGGATGCCAGGAGCGCTAGGAAGAGGACCAGCTCGACCGGGGAATCCCACGTCATTCCTGTGAAGAGGGTGTTCatctcccagcagccactggctGTAGTTGACAATCCAAAACCTGGAGTCAGTGCTGCAGTGAAGAGGATTCCCAGGCCAGGAACTCCTGCCCGACCGGAGAGCGCCCCCTGCAAAGTAACTGTTAAACACACTTCCACGGGGCCCCCTCAGATCCTTGCACTCTCCGACGCCCCCGTCACACACAGCCAGCCTGTTGTCAAACCTCAGGCCCTGGTGGTGAAACCCCAAGTCCTTTCTCTCAGCACTGACACCAGCACTGGACCAGCTGGAAACGACGCATCTGATCAGGTGTTGCTGCAGCAGATCAGCGGGGATCCTCGTGCCATACCAGCCAACTCAGGAGCACACAAAGCCTCTGTGATGAGCGACCTAAAGAGCACAATATGGGAGGAGGGACAGCTGGACGAGCTCCGCAAGCAGGCGTTTGCCCAGCAGATACCAGCAGAGCATAAACAAGCCCCTAGCGACCCACTCGCCATCGCAGCCCAGCCCTCCGAGGCCTCAGGCCAGCTCACGCTCACGCAGGAGATGGTGGACTTTGCCGGTTCCCAGCCCAACATGGACTACTTTCCGTTCAACGACGACGACATGACCCAGGACAGCATCGTGGAAGAGCTGGTGCAAATGGaggagcagatgaagctgaagggTCTGTTCAGTAGCTGCGTCGACGTGTCTTTGCCCGGCCAGCCATCCAGCAATCAGGGCTCCTTACTAAACGCCCACCAGGCCGGCGCCACCTTCTACCATTCtgcccacagcagcaccactccGGTCCAAACGCCCACCCCGACGCCCACTCCCACCCCGACGCCCACCCCGACCTCGGAAATGACACTAAGCCACAGCTTGACGAGAGAGAGCCCCTGTTCCCGGATGGCTCCCATCACCCCTGTCGACAGCGCCATGGGTCGCCACACCCCTATCAGCACGCCGCTGTccaactgcagcagcagtgtcCCCCCCAGCCCAGTGGAGTGCAGGAATCCCTTCGCGTTCACCCCCATAAACTCCAGCATTACCGGTTACCACGACGCCAGCATCGTCTCCAGCAGCCCCGTCAAGCCCATGCAGAGGCCCATGGCGACGCACCCCGACAAGGCCAAACTGGAGTGGATCAACAACCGCTACAACAGCAGCTCCGCGAGCCCTCTGTCCAACCACAGCATCGGCATTCTTCCCAGCTACCAAGACCTGGTAGACGACCAGTTTCGTAAGCCGCATGCCTTTGCAATACCCGGCCAGTCCTTTCAGCCTCAGCCCAGGCAGGATTCCTCTCACTTCGGCCGCTTGACTCCCATTTCcccggtgcagcagcagcagcagcagcagcagcaacagacgccgcagcagcagcagcagcagcaccagctcgtCACAACCGTAACCACGCCGACCAAACAGGAGAGTTTCGCCGTGCCTGCGCCGCTGGACAGCAAAGCGTCCACGTCATCCGCGTCCGGTACTTTCCGTTGCCGCAGCGTTAGCCCCGCCGTGCGGCAGAGGAACTTCAGCGGCAACTCCGGGCCCCCGACCACCACCACAAACACAGCCACCACGACCAGGGCGGTGCATTCCCCCTTCAACACCACCGAGGTGCTCAGCATCTTCTCCAACACCCAGACGGTGAGCTCTGTCCACAGCATGGTGCAGCGCAGCCAGTCGGTCCCCCTGAGCATCATGATGCAGAGCGAGATGTTGCCCGTGCAGGCTCAGAACAACACCGCCAAGATCACCACCGTTCTCCTCAGCAAGCTGGAAGCAGACGCAGACGACTCCGTTCGCGGGCTGGGAATAAACAACCTCCCTTCAAACTACACGGCCCGCATGGACCTCACACAGATGCTGGAGTCGACGTGCGGCTTCCCCGGAGGAACTTCCCACCAATCCCAGCTGCCCGTTGACTCCAGCCCCGCTGCTtttgagctccagcagcacggCTACCTCACCACCGGCAGCGGAGAGCAGGTGAATTTCTCCACTGGGGAGAGCCAAGCACAAGCAGGTCCCGGCGAGCAAGACCCGCCGCAGAACCAGGAGAATCCCGTGCCGGCGCCGccgcagcttctcctccagagcacacagcagcaggacggagaggacgagcagcagcagctggacttCAACAACACCGTCAAGGACTTGTTGGGAGACGACGGCCTCAACCCCAGCTCCCAGCTGGTGGGTCAGGTAGCCTCGGAGCTCAACGCCGTGGCGTCCGACTTTTCAAGTGACGTCAGACTGACCTCAGATCTGTCCAGTAGCATCACTGACCTTAACACGTTGGACAGCACCCTGCTGTTCGACCCcaatcagcagcaggaacagtaTGAAGACTCGACACTGGAAGAACTGAAGAACGACCCTCTTTTTCAGCAGATATGCAGTGATACTGTGAACTCCGGTTTTGACTGGCTAGAAAGCAAAGACCAGCCCACCACGGTGGAGATGCTGGGCTGA